In Aedes albopictus strain Foshan chromosome 3, AalbF5, whole genome shotgun sequence, the following are encoded in one genomic region:
- the LOC109424500 gene encoding uncharacterized protein LOC109424500, whose translation MIEKVLFIVLFSIQSARSDVFASKSITRALVPPRRDSEYKSGYSTTTPLPEVIINRQPSRTTTAPQRDFQGYFYNPPSNEYIPPEQPFADEPQPPAQRPPLSDEYPSVDNQYIPPDEDSGTPDDTQFADPPVNDYLPPPQQPPQRDEIIIVTTEPGYHYNPPSSPIPPFADEGFSNPSTDTGYNYDRPSNAYIPPLGRALRDEVPGSSRPIRLQLNDLTCLDNNGGFFRSSLTIQSAIDSVPLVDVTSDGDLSGCDIRVAQNRLLVDIESNYFARCGVQPCGVNSRELCLRLRFPQIAGMRTAADSILTLQCKIQQRVVAKTHSVRLGVNNDVQERSAPGTFAFGGSQRPFRTQLGLFRRSENGNGFTRALDPGGSVVLGEELMLRTQVRSGDGWNFTRLSDVVMQRQTSAGSVLNSVAILTTNGCLNPTMRAISSVAPVAESPLSYRLAFRAAMFQGMRSGDEMVMRVRIVGCVDRRECAVENCSTVRSKRDTADNSTEDISEEDELPSEVASISFRIMLPSNSTFDLRSGAQTTSSFLTLSVAVIISVVMLVALIVLITVIKLYRTKRLPYDEYRSD comes from the exons ATGATTGAGAAGGTTTTGTTCATCGTTTTGTTTTCGATACAATCGGCGCGTAGTGACGTTTTTGCAAGCAAAAGTATTACTCGGGCGTTGGTTCCTCCTCGAAGGGATTCCGAATACAAAAGCGGGTATTCTACTACGACACCCCTGCCAGAAGTTATTATCAATCGTCAACCTTCACGGACAACAACAGCTCCTCAACGAGACTTTCAAGGATACTTCTACAATCCACCGAGTAATGAGTACATACCTCCGGAGCAGCCCTTTGCAGATGAACCGCAGCCACCGGCGCAAAGACCTCCTCTCTCGGATGAATACCCATCGGTGGACAACCAATACATTCCTCCCGATGAAGATTCTGGAACTCCGGATGATACTCAATTTGCGGATCCGCCAGTTAACGACTATCTTCCGCCACCGCAACAACCACCACAACGAGATGAAATTATTATTGTTACGACCGAACCAGGATACCACTACAATCCTCCGAGTTCACCGATACCTCCATTTGCGGATGAAGGTTTCTCTAACCCATCAACGGATACCGGCTACAACTACGATCGTCCTTCCAATGCCTACATCCCACCACTTGGAAGGGCATTGCGTGATGAAGTTCCCGGAAGTTCTCGTCCCATAAGACTACAGCTGAACGACCTTACGTGCCTGGATAACAATGGAGGATTTTTCCGATCCTCGCTTACCATACAAAGTGCTATTGATAGTGTTCCTCTGGTAGATGTGACTAGTGACGGGGACCTAAGTGGTTGTGATATTCGGGTAGCCCAAAACAGACTGCTAGTGGACATTGAATCGAACTACTTCGCCAGATGTGGTGTCCAACCGTGTGGTGTCAATTCTCGCGAATTGTGTCTCCGGTTAAGATTTCCTCAAATAGCGGGCATGCGAACGGCTGCGGACTCAATTCTCACCCTACAATGCAAAATACAACAACGTGTCGTGGCAAAAACTCATTCCGTTCGACTAGGTGTGAACAATGATGTACAAGAAAGAAGTGCGCCCGGTACGTTTGCCTTCGGAGGATCCCAACGGCCCTTTCGAACGCAGCTGGGGCTTTTTCGGAGGTCCGAAAACGGAAACGGGTTCACCCGGGCACTCGATCCAGGTGGTTCGGTAGTTCTGGGAGAAGAGTTGATGCTGCGCACCCAAGTTCGTAGCGGAGATG GTTGGAACTTTACGCGGCTATCCGATGTCGTTATGCAACGACAGACTTCGGCGGGTAGCGTGCTTAACTCGGTGGCCATCCTGACGACGAACGGTTGTCTGAATCCAACAATGAGAGCCATCAGCTCGGTGGCTCCCGTAGCGGAATCACCGCTCAGCTATAGGTTGGCCTTCCGGGCCGCGATGTTCCAAGGGATGCGAAGCGGAGACGAAATGGTTATGCGGGTGCGAATAGTTGGCTGTGTGGATCGACGGGAGTGCGCTGTG GAGAACTGCTCGACCGTCCGTTCCAAAAGAGATACCGCAGACAACTCCACAGAAGACATCTCCGAAGAAGACGAACTCCCCTCCGAGGTGGCATCGATTTCGTTCCGAATCATGCTGCCATCCAATTCCACCTTCGACCTTCGCTCTGGCGCCCAAACGACTTCATCGTTTCTCACGCTCTCGGTGGCAGTGATCATTTCGGTCGTAATGCTAGTAGCGCTAATCGTACTGATTACCGTCATAAAGCTGTACCGAACCAAACGGCTGCCCTACGATGAGTACCGATCGGATTAA
- the LOC109422407 gene encoding bax inhibitor 1 yields MSSATANPFRNFKKVLSQNLEPDLRRYLFKVYSTMALTCAAAATGSIVHLTNLWTAGFLSIFLQIFTMVTLVLTPKRKTNRRFRLALLLVIGALSGHTLGLLIEQVMVVNPAFVITALLGTVISFGWLSLSAILARRGSHLMLGGVLSSVTCALVAVAVGNLFYQSWIVHKLSLYLALALMCGFVLFDTQIIMEEYRAGVDDYVAHALRLFFNVEDIFRLLMEILLTKSEPRNSMRRNADQNDE; encoded by the coding sequence ATGTCGTCCGCAACAGCGAACCCATTTCGGAATTTCAAAAAAGTACTATCGCAAAATTTGGAGCCCGATCTTCGTCGGTATCTGTTTAAAGTATACTCCACCATGGCTCTGACTTGCGCTGCTGCGGCAACCGGATCGATAGTTCATCTGACCAATCTATGGACGGCTGGATTTCTTTCGATTTTCCTGCAAATTTTCACCATGGTGACCTTGGTTCTTACACCGAAACGAAAAACAAACCGAAGATTTAGGCTGGCGCTACTGTTGGTGATTGGAGCCCTTTCCGGGCATACCTTGGGCCTGTTGATCGAACAAGTGATGGTCGTGAATCCTGCCTTTGTCATAACCGCCCTCCTCGGAACGGTGATAAGTTTTGGCTGGTTGAGTTTGTCCGCCATTCTGGCTCGACGAGGCAGTCATCTGATGCTCGGTGGTGTTCTGTCAAGCGTAACCTGTGCCCTGGTTGCAGTTGCTGTTGGTAATCTATTCTATCAGTCCTGGATTGTTCACAAGTTGAGTCTCTATCTGGCCCTGGCGTTGATGTGCGGATTCGTTCTATTTGATACCCAGATCATAATGGAGGAGTATCGTGCGGGGGTGGATGATTACGTGGCTCATGCTCTACGGTTGTTCTTCAATGTAGAAGATATCTTCCGTTTGCTGATGGAGATATTGCTTACCAAGTCGGAGCCTCGTAACTCGATGCGAAGAAATGCGGATCAAAATGATGAATGA